TTCAAAAGCCGGGAGCCAGGCTGGTGCCTGACCTACAAATGGCCCTTGTACAACCGGCAGGAAGACATCATCGGCCTGATCGGCATCTCGCTGGATTTGCAGCCGGCCAGCAAGACGCACCCGGCTTACACCCGCCTGGCGGAGGTGGACGAATTCATCCGCCGCCGCTTCAGCCAGCCGATTTCAATGGCGGAACTCACCGCCATCGCCGGCATGTCCACCGCCCAGCTGGAGCGCTATTGCAAAAAGGTGTTCCACCTGTCGCCGCGGCAAATGATACTCAAGGCCAGACTGGAGCATGCGCATCGCTTGTTGCATCTGGAAATGGCCATCACCGAAGTGGCCCTGCGCTGCGGCTATACCGACCACAGCGCCTTCAGCCGCCAGTTCAAGGCCTTGACCGGCCTGACGCCGCGACAGTATCGGCAAGAGCTGGGGAAAAGCGGCAGCTAATGTGGCTGGAGGCGCCGCTAAAAACCTTTGCCATTGTTATACATCCACGTGACCACTCTATACTTCTAACACGCGGGCATGCCTCGACTGCTCTACTTTTCCAAATTTCTTCTAGCCACTTCCGCCCTAACCAAACCTTCACAATCCAAATATTTTTTGAATGGAGGGCGAATCACCCCATTTACCCAGCGAGAATAACTAGCCAATGAAACGGATAAGATAGAAGACATCTCCTTTGGACTACCATTCTCCATTCCTAACCTAGAGGCCCAGCCCTGTATAATTTCCACCATATCCGTGCTCTCATACCACCGCTCGAGCTGTTGCATTTCTTGTGTCTTAGAATCACAAATATTCTGAGCTTGCTCAATAATATGATTGGGCACCTGCTTAGTCCTACCGTAAAGGTAAGAAGACAGCCTGCTCAACCCAATGCCAATGGATTCTGCAAATTCTTTATGCCCTATTCCAGATCTTTCCAACAATTCTCGGAGTAAGAGATGACTAGAGTGGAGTGATTGCGTTGCCTTAGGACTCTCCTCTGCCACGACACCTCCTTCAACATTCCCTTCATCACACACCACCATTCTCACATAGCCCACAGTTGGTTTCATGCCAGATAACCAGCGTTCAACACCGTCCCACTTCCCATCCTTTTCAGCCATCACCATGCTCCTGAAATCGCTTATCTATCTCTTTCCCATAATATTCTATCATCGATTTCACATCCTGATTCGCATTTAAATAAGCGAAATACAATATTACATTCAACGCCTCGTGCGGCAAACTGTTGATAGCCACAACCACATTGCCGCCATGCTTTTCAAATCCCTCCCTCCCCACCTCCAGCTCAAAAGGAAGCTCCAAATCATCAACAGCACCGTCGGCAACCAGATTATTCCCTTCATTTAATTCAGAGTGATTTTCCATCACGGCCCACATTTTCTCCTCCTTTATTTTAAATAACTACCCGGGCACAAACATTGGAGATTGAAACACAATCGAACATAAACTTGACAACATATTAAAATTATCTACCAAAATCGCCCGCACATAAAAGTCAAGACATAAAATACTGAAAATGCAGCACCGCATGCAAAAACACTGCACCCGTTAAATTACCTCATTTCAAAAGCATTAAAGTCATACCAATAACATAGCAAAATCACATATTATCCAGTCATGTCCATCAGACGACTGTCTCAATAAAAATCACAGGCACGATGATCATCAAATACGCCCATTTGAAATTAAATGTCAGAAATTCCTCATAAGTTAACAATTTGCTTCCATCTTGACGCCCCAACACAAAAACCATTGCCAATAGAATAAATTTCCCAATAAAAACAATTGCTTACAATCAAAATCTTAAATAGCAATCTTTCGTTCAAAACAACACAACAAAGGAGAGGCCGCGATTGCTGAGTGTATTGAAAGTAGCAAAGTCAACAAAAAAAGTTTATTCTTTATCAACAACTCTTACTTAATCAAAGCACAGAAAGAAAGCCATGCCGAAACCTCGCCTATCTAAGGGTGTAACAGCACTTGAGGATGCTGACCTCCTGGGAGGACAGCTCATGTGGATGCTGGTTTATCGAGCAAAACGACTTGGCATCACCCAAAAGGAAGTTGCAGAAATCCTTGGAATCACTCGCGCATATTTGGAAGCACTAATGTGGGGACGGAGGCCTGTATCTGAGATAAGCGCAGACATCCTGAAAAAAATAGCAGAGTTCATCGACGCTCCAGTTTCACAGGTTTATTTACTTAGCGGCATATTGAAAATTAGCGACTTCTCCACCCAAGACAACCTTGACCATAGGATGTTGAGTCACTTCAAAACATTGCAACTATCAAACGAGCTAAAAAACATCCTTCCCGATGAAATAGAGTGGTCCACATGGCCACTTGAGCTTCGGCTGTCCATTTGCTTTTTACTAGATGGAATTAATCAAACCAATCACTTTGCACACACACAAATCTCATCAAACATAGAAAAGAAGCAAGTTCAAAATGACTTCCTGAACAAGTTGCGTAAAATCATTTCAGAAAACAATTGGACAATCAATCAAACAGCAGATTATCTTTCCATATCAGTAACTTTCCTAAGAGGCATTTTAAATCAGAAACGCCCCCTCACAGCCTTAAAGCGTGTTCATATAGAAAAGCTGGCTGAAATATTAAAACAACCAATCGCTCAAATTTACGTCTCCACCGGCATTCTTTGCAAAGAAGACTTCCAATGGAATACAACCATAGAATCCAGAGTCAATGCATCCTATGAAACCATGCGCATTGACAAGATCTGGAACGGCATCACCCCTTCATTACACACTTGGAACATCTGGCCTCTATCAGGAAAAATATTAATGACCCAACTTTATGAGAGTGGCGCGCGAACCAACCCGGTAATGGATATCATTCAGGCAGCAGACCAAATTACCCCCTTACCGACACAAACCACTCAACCATTTTAGAATCCACTCCATACATTTATTGCAGGCCGTTTAATCAACAACAATTAAACGGCACTCTATCAAAGCTCTACTTCACCTGAATAGTGAAATTAACCTCATGAAACAGACGTACAACACCTCCACGCTTGGCATTTAATATCGCAGGCAAGTTCACATCCTGCATTCTATACAAATTTGCAGAATACACTCCTGGAGGTGGGCAGGTATCGCCAAGATCTCTTAATAAAACTCCTTGCTCACTCCTCTGCGGACGCTTGCTAGCCTCATGAGAAGCCTTATCAATCACCCTAGTATTCAGATAGCCATCTCCCTCCCCCTTCGCTCCTCGAATTGTGAGACCATAAAGATCAAGCTCAACCTCTGAAGGGGGAGGATCATAATTAAGCGGCAACTCCAATATTCGAAACCTGCGATACTCACTAGGTAAAGATTTCTCAGCCAAAGCAGGCAAGACCATATTTTGCTTTATTACCTTTCCTTTCAACTGCAGCGTCACTTCAATATTACTGCTCTCTTTGGGAAATGCTGCCTTATAATAATAGCCATTCTTACTATCCATTCCTGCCATCATGACATGATTGACACTAATGCTATGTTCATCAAACCTAACTGACATGGCATCATGCTCATCATGAAATACGACATACATCACAATTTCTTTTTCACCACGAACATAGGAGACATTATACTCCGGCACAATAGACATTTTATCTTCATACCAGCGCCAGTTGCCATTCTTCATGCTGCCCCCCATAGCTGAAACACTTAGTCCCAAAATCCCTAAAAGCATAACTATAAGAAAACGGAATGCGCTCATTTTCTATTCCCATTTCTTCGAATAGAACTATCAGGGTCCCCGGTATTGTTCAGATTAAGGAAAAATGCCAATCCATCCACCTGTCCGGCCAATGGATTGCCTTTATCCAAAATCTGGACAGGATTATTAGGGACATAATGATAGCCTGGCCCACGACCATGATAGTTAAATAGGTACCCTGCCGCATCATGCGCAATGCCATGATTGGTTACGACTTCGCGACCACCGCCTGCCGCGTACACAGCATTGCCAATCTCCTTATTTCCCGGCCCCGCGATACCTCCAGTAGGGCTTAGCAATGCGCCGAATACAGGATCCAGACCCATTGCATCGCCAACCATTTTTCCAAAGCGTAGTTGATTATTGGAGGCCATATGATAGCTATTATCTGGAATCGACCCAGATTTCCTCATTGACAATAACGGAACACGCGCCTCTCCTTTTTCATCCTCTCGAAATGGACCGGTTTGAAAATCTCCTCTTTGAGTGGCACGATCTTCTGCCCCCCTAAATAAACCGACAAATTTACTATAATTGCTTGCCATCTCCTCAATCGGCAAACCACGAGCATGGGCAACCTGTTGTAGCGCTCGTTCCAGCTCCAAACCCTTGCTTGGCTCCCACTTTCCTGTAAGCGCATCACGACTGCCTTGCAAGATACTCATGGCTTGCTTCAATTCCTCGCTACCTTCTCCTTGAAAATGCCAACCAGGCAAGTTCATCAAATTCGGACGTGAGAAAACACGGTCAGTCCTCTGCCTGCTATTGAGTTCGGCTGACTCATTCGATATCAATCCTTGTGAGTCCATCCCTGCCGGCTGACTGCCAAGCGATTCACCACTGAAAGACCCCTTCATCTCCTGTTGCTCGCTACGGCGATGAAGTGAGCCCAATTGCACATCGGCTTTAGCTGCTTGGGCTTGTTGCGCATGCTCGGGCTGACTTCTCTGTAAAGCCGAATACCCGGCCGCTTGCGCCATCTCCTCCAACACCGCCCGCGCGCCCGCTCCGCCATCCCCTCGCCCCAACGCCCCATCCAGCTTCTGCGCGAACAGCTCCAGCGCCTCCGATGCGCCGCC
The Chromobacterium sp. IIBBL 290-4 DNA segment above includes these coding regions:
- a CDS encoding AraC family transcriptional regulator, encoding MRPSSSRTARRYLCANQTLAQRCGLKDLPPLLGKTSAEVFPIQLGQVYTAQDIKVLQDGQVLEGQLELHLFKSREPGWCLTYKWPLYNRQEDIIGLIGISLDLQPASKTHPAYTRLAEVDEFIRRRFSQPISMAELTAIAGMSTAQLERYCKKVFHLSPRQMILKARLEHAHRLLHLEMAITEVALRCGYTDHSAFSRQFKALTGLTPRQYRQELGKSGS
- a CDS encoding helix-turn-helix transcriptional regulator, whose product is MPKPRLSKGVTALEDADLLGGQLMWMLVYRAKRLGITQKEVAEILGITRAYLEALMWGRRPVSEISADILKKIAEFIDAPVSQVYLLSGILKISDFSTQDNLDHRMLSHFKTLQLSNELKNILPDEIEWSTWPLELRLSICFLLDGINQTNHFAHTQISSNIEKKQVQNDFLNKLRKIISENNWTINQTADYLSISVTFLRGILNQKRPLTALKRVHIEKLAEILKQPIAQIYVSTGILCKEDFQWNTTIESRVNASYETMRIDKIWNGITPSLHTWNIWPLSGKILMTQLYESGARTNPVMDIIQAADQITPLPTQTTQPF